The following proteins come from a genomic window of Zygotorulaspora mrakii chromosome 8, complete sequence:
- a CDS encoding PDPK1 family serine/threonine-protein kinase (similar to Saccharomyces cerevisiae PKH1 (YDR490C) and PKH2 (YOL100W); ancestral locus Anc_3.92), which produces MTGSRLRPLLPTDERNIASQLEKRNGEVGGPKTRKEKNDPLGPAIRSASNWSLADIYSGRPETLHKALTDTDNFIEMYNSENRQKSSGRIPELNEDMHGSSDDDQITLEEETSALAQQPNQEYHSGYEDDNSQVNGEKGEVEDDVEDEEEGENSDSGLEYEMALDPELKKRREEWAERGAAKIVQEVTNPATGKKIKRVMKKGIKDFKFGENLGDGSYSTVILATSKDSGKKYALKILNKEYLIRQKKVKYVNIEKNALQRLNNSRGIVKLFFTFQDESSLYFLLEYAPNGDFLSVIKKFGSLNEECASYYSAQVIDAIDFIHSKGIIHRDIKPENILLDKDMKVKLTDFGTAKILKSKEGTTESFDLLTRAKSFVGTAEYVSPELLNDSYVDYRCDIWAFGCILFQMIAGKPPFKATNEYLTFQKVMKVQYAFTAGFPLVIRDLVKKILMKQPDQRLSIPQIKKHYFFEGKNFNDASIWSDAPPEIQPYKVSAKSMQPVPALSSSSVSQLKRPLITKTNTKSTTSIASSRTPEPISGSNSKKNTISSNLPVTSTSKKALDERTAQILNNARKAVGSRKQSQPYRTSGGGAASAASAALTKKGKSPPPQATRTTSAANLSDTPSSKPRASTSTSRTTTLIGLSANNSSGSINGTTGSRKTSESFTAAYSSAGTTSNLPSSSDRNDIPPLPSMSRIDIMWSYYLKNIDERVLAADEIYLAVLETESFEKRVQRVHGSLVEPQGNGTSRGTLLSQVARGGGGVTGFRNDSSNKILPEKMYYEEMLLDNEKITKDYRKPGGESAPAHNNGASSPSSGSNETADENGNFALTDKFKKLFQHTTRTDNISIPVPPNEYFKRMLLITSLGRCLIFVKKTKCIPDTNLNYELVYDINLCQSGIKVREIIWPSAETSSERSFTIQTPYSSFVFKSDKQTMDNWLNAINRGIQINHERVVAKLKREDEQNSSALKAARMASPKLARGGNQFDASITSDSTIIAQQQTPTFPSPSLHSRSGTLPGKKHASSTTGTTSATAKGSRIFEHFVNSKEKSRKHASPVPIATKLVNGLPSNSTQSSIGLGISDLDVSGTTSLSFSKSSKKTISDGTSRLLSRSEISFRPRQ; this is translated from the coding sequence ATGACTGGAAGCCGTTTGAGGCCTTTGCTCCCCACAGATGAGAGGAATATTGCATCTCAGCtagagaaaagaaatgggGAAGTCGGCGGTCCGAAAACCAGAAAGGAGAAGAATGATCCTCTTGGCCCTGCTATAAGAAGTGCTTCCAACTGGAGCTTGGCAGATATTTACTCCGGAAGGCCAGAGACTTTACACAAGGCATTGACTGATACAGACAACTTTATTGAGATGTACAACTCTGAAAATAGGCAAAAATCAAGTGGAAGAATACCGGAACTCAATGAGGACATGCATGGAAGCAGTGACGACGACCAAATAACcctggaagaagaaacaagTGCGCTCGCGCAGCAGCCGAACCAGGAGTACCACAGCGGGTATGAAGATGATAACTCGCAGGTAAATGGCGAAAAAGGTGAGGTAGAAGATGATgtagaagatgaggaagaaggGGAAAACAGCGACTCTGGTCTAGAATACGAAATGGCACTGGATCCTGAAttaaaaaagagaagagagGAATGGGCAGAAAGGGGTGCTGCCAAGATTGTACAAGAAGTGACTAACCCAGCGACaggtaaaaaaattaaacgagtaatgaaaaagggcataaaagatttcaaatttggtgAAAACTTAGGTGATGGTTCGTATTCAACCGTTATTTTGGCCACTTCTAAAGACAGTGGAAAGAAATACGCTttaaagatattgaataaagaatatttgattCGTCAAAAGAAAGTTAAATATGttaatattgaaaaaaatgctttgCAACGCTTGAACAATTCGCGAGGTATTGTAAAACtgtttttcacttttcaagATGAGTCaagtttgtattttttattggAATATGCCCCAAATGgtgattttctttcagtAATTAAAAAGTTTGGCTCTTTAAATGAGGAATGTGCAAGCTATTATTCTGCTCAAGTTATTGATGCAATCGATTTTATTCACTCAAAGGGCATTATTCACAGAGACATTAAGCCAGAAAATATCTTGCTAGATAAAGATATGAAAGTAAAATTGACAGATTTCGGGACtgcaaaaattttgaaatctaaGGAAGGTACGACGGAATCATTCGATCTTTTAACGAGAGCAAAATCCTTTGTTGGTACCGCAGAATATGTATCACCAGAGCTGTTGAATGATAGCTACGTTGATTACAGATGTGATATTTGGGCTTTTGGATGTATcttatttcaaatgattgCCGGAAAACCACCATTCAAAGCAACAAATGAGTATTTGACCTTTCAAAAAGTGATGAAGGTTCAATATGCGTTCACCGCTGGATTTCCTCTAGTAATTAGAGATCTtgttaaaaaaatcttAATGAAACAACCTGATCAAAGATTGTCTATTCCTCAAATCAAGAAGcattatttctttgaaggaaaaaatttcaatgatgcCTCTATATGGTCTGATGCTCCGCCGGAAATTCAACCGTACAAGGTTAGCGCTAAATCTATGCAACCTGTTCCTGCATTGAGTTCGAGTTCAGTTTCTCAGCTGAAACGCCCGCTTATTACGAAAACTAATACCAAGTCGACCACATCTATCGCAAGTAGCCGTACGCCCGAACCCATAAGCGGTAGTaacagcaaaaaaaatacaatatCCTCAAATTTACCTGTTACATCCACTTCTAAAAAGGCTCTCGATGAGAGGACTGCTCAAATACTAAATAATGCAAGGAAAGCCGTCGGTAGTAGAAAGCAATCCCAACCCTACAGAACGTCGGGTGGTGGTGCGGCATCTGCGGCATCTGCAGCATTGACAAAAAAGGGTAAATCCCCACCACCTCAAGCAACTAGAACAACTTCTGCGGCGAACTTATCTGATACGCCATCTTCCAAACCGAGGGCCTCAACTTCAACGTCAAGAACCACAACTTTAATTGGTTTAAGCGCAAATAATTCCAGTGGAAGTATCAATGGAACAACTGGATCACGCAAAACTTCGGAGAGCTTCACGGCAGCCTACTCCAGCGCAGGTACCACCTCAAATTTACCTTCTAGTTCAGATAGAAATGACATTCCACCACTCCCCTCGATGAGCAGGATTGACATTATGTGGTCATATTATCTAAAGAATATTGACGAGCGTGTTTTAGCTGCAGATGAGATATATCTGGCGGTGCTAGAAACGGAATCGTTTGAAAAGCGGGTTCAGAGAGTGCACGGATCTTTGGTCGAGCCACAAGGCAATGGTACTTCTAGAGGTACCCTTCTATCGCAGGTCGCTAGAGGGGGGGGTGGAGTCACTGGATTCAGGAATGACTCAAGTAATAAAATACTACCAGAAAAAATGTATTACGAAGAAATGTTATTAGATAATGAGAAGATAACCAAAGATTATAGAAAACCAGGTGGTGAATCTGCACCAGCTCATAATAATGGAGCGTCATCACCTTCATCTGGCTCCAATGAAACCGcagatgaaaatggaaattttgCCTTGAcagataaattcaaaaagctgTTCCAGCACACGACTAGAACTGATAATATATCAATCCCTGTACCTCCCAACgagtatttcaaaagaatgcTTTTAATTACGAGTCTTGGTAGATGTTTAATATTTGTGAAGAAGACTAAATGTATTCCTGACACGAATCTCAATTATGAGCTAGTTTATGATATTAATCTCTGTCAATCTGGTATTAAGGTTAGAGAAATTATCTGGCCGTCAGCTGAAACTAGTAGTGAGAGGTCTTTCACCATTCAAACGCCTTACAGCTCGTTTGTTTTCAAGTCGGATAAACAAACAATGGATAATTGGTTGAATGCAATCAACAGAGGGATTCAAATAAACCACGAAAGAGTTGTGGCGAAATTAAAGAGAGaagatgaacaaaatagtAGCGCTCTTAAAGCTGCAAGAATGGCAAGCCCCAAGCTAGCTCGTGGTGGCAATCAATTTGATGCCTCCATCACATCCGATTCTACTATAATAGCCCAGCAACAAACTCCAACGTTTCCATCTCCCAGTTTACATTCAAGAAGTGGCACACTTcctggaaaaaaacatgcATCCTCTACTACTGGGACAACATCTGCGACTGCGAAAGGAAGTCGTATTTTTGAGCACTTTGTAAACTCGAAGGAAAAATCGAGAAAGCATGCAAGTCCTGTTCCAATAGCTACCAAATTGGTTAATGGACTTCCGTCGAACTCAACACAAAGCTCAATAGGATTAGGAATATCAGATTTAGATGTTAGTGGTACAACgtctctttctttttcaaagagttcaaAAAAGACTATTTCGGATGGAACCTCCAGGCTGCTTTCCAGGAgtgaaatttctttcagGCCTAGACAGTGA
- the IZH1 gene encoding PAQR-type receptor (similar to Saccharomyces cerevisiae IZH1 (YDR492W) and IZH4 (YOL101C); ancestral locus Anc_3.90) — protein MSSITAVKQRRVTTSTSSGKKDNDKGKLNTADKDKLLYDYNELPEWQKDNDKIITGYVRENNSFVNCLKSLTYLNNESVNIYTHLCSAMVYFVLLLFFTDLMLIPSFPSTTMTDYIIINFYLLGAFMCLMCSSCFHCFKQHSEAHSDIWSKVDYMGIIGLISCSVISLLYYGFFDHVFYFKLFAVITVVLATCCSVCVLSEKFNTKNMRPLRATFFIGFAFSSIIPILTGTLKFGLSEVVHRVQLRFVGWEALFYLSGAVIYGYRIPETIAPGKFDFFGSSHQIFHVLVVIGSLCHLRAVMGSYMFMHSHLNAPNLITFKV, from the coding sequence ATGAGCTCAATAACAGCTGTAAAACAGAGAAGGGTTACGACCAGTACAAGCAGTGGTAAAAAAGACAATGATAAGGGAAAATTGAATACTGCAGACAAGGATAAACTGCTTTACGATTATAATGAGTTACCGGAATGGCAAAAGGACAACGACAAAATTATAACCGGCTATGTCCGTGAGAACAATTCATTTGTTAACTGTTTGAAATCTCTAACGTATTTGAACAACGAATCTGTCAACATCTACACGCATTTGTGCTCTGCGATGGTTTACTTTGTGTTGttactttttttcaccGATTTAATGCTAATTCCATCGTTCCCATCCACAACCATGACAGACTACATTATAATAAACTTCTACCTGCTGGGTGCGTTTATGTGTTTAATGTGCAGCAGTTGCTTTCATTGCTTCAAACAGCATTCGGAGGCCCATTCAGACATCTGGAGTAAAGTGGACTACATGGGCATCATTGGATTGATTTCCTGCTCGGTGATATCTTTGCTCTATTACGGATTCTTCGATCACGTCTTCTATTTCAAGTTATTCGCTGTAATAACTGTGGTGTTGGCAACCTGCTGTAGTGTTTGCGTTCTGAGTGAAAAGTTCAACACAAAAAACATGCGTCCATTGCGGGCTACTTTCTTCATTGGATTCGCATTTAGTTCGATCATCCCAATACTTACCGGTACTCTAAAATTTGGACTGTCTGAAGTTGTCCATAGAGTGCAATTGAGATTTGTCGGTTGGGAAGCACTCTTTTATCTATCCGGGGCTGTCATTTACGGTTATAGAATCCCAGAAACTATAGCGCCCGGGAAAttcgatttttttggtaGCTCCCACCAGATTTTCCATGTACTTGTGGTTATCGGTTCACTTTGTCACTTGAGAGCCGTTATGGGGTCTTATATGTTTATGCATTCGCACTTGAACGCTCCCAACTTGATCACCTTCAAAGTCTGA
- the MZM1 gene encoding Mzm1p (similar to Saccharomyces cerevisiae YDR493W; ancestral locus Anc_3.89), with protein MSSERVLVAFRHGLRATRVAFAGDTRMLLAARAQMRQGIINPPNPDLSIDDQIKHLEEVSRFLRQNLVQGKKVDSGEKYHLNIHKETELGDNESLKKTKKTLASQGGGCCGGGEGLYK; from the coding sequence ATGAGCAGCGAAAGAGTATTGGTCGCATTCAGGCATGGATTGAGAGCTACTCGCGTGGCGTTTGCCGGAGATACAAGGATGCTATTAGCAGCAAGAGCACAAATGCGTCAGGGCATTATTAATCCGCCCAATCCTGATCTAAGCATTGATGATCAAATAAAACATTTAGAAGAGGTCTCGCGATTTCTGAGGCAGAACTTGGTGCAGGGCAAGAAGGTTGATAGCGGTGAGAAATATCATTTAAATATTCACAAAGAAACTGAGTTAGGTGACAACGAGAGTTTaaagaagacaaaaaaaactctaGCTTCCCAAGGAGGCGGTTGTTGTGGTGGTGGTGAGGGCTTATATAAGTAG
- the TPT1 gene encoding tRNA 2'-phosphotransferase (similar to Saccharomyces cerevisiae TPT1 (YOL102C); ancestral locus Anc_3.88), with product MTVGLLTRCFEIRRRITAAAMADKRDVHISKSLSYLLRHGAIKERLPIDSNGYVPLGRLLNHNRLKTHRCSVEDIHRIVQNNEKKRFHLKSTVNKNGVAEEYVCATQGHSINVITPDQEVLKQIKDTSELPEKLVHGTSITKALLIVQSGFISKQSRNHIHLAPGITGVDSQVISGMRNSSNVYIHLNVHETLLDSLQLYKSLNNVYLTSDDIPLSLFEKVVIKPPKMDHEVSKDTKALLELLSRSKVPYQLLD from the coding sequence ATGACTGTTGGCCTGCTCACAagatgttttgaaatacgCCGTAGAATAACCGCCGCAGCAATGGCCGATAAAAGGGATGTGCATATATCAAAATCACTGTCTTATTTGCTGAGACATGGTGCAATAAAAGAGCGTCTGCCTATCGACAGTAATGGGTACGTTCCTCTGGGCAGGCTTCTTAACCACAATAGACTTAAAACACACAGATGCAGTGTGGAAGACATTCATCGAATCGTTCAGAACAATGAGAAAAAGAGGTTCCACTTGAAATCGACAGTGAATAAGAATGGTGTAGCAGAGGAATATGTCTGTGCGACGCAGGGACACTCTATTAATGTTATTACCCCAGATCAAGAGGTGCTGAAGCAGATAAAGGACACCTCGGAGCTACCAGAGAAATTGGTGCACGGTACAAGCATTACAAAGGCTCTGCTGATCGTTCAATCGGGCTTCATAAGCAAACAAAGTAGAAACCATATCCATCTAGCACCGGGCATTACAGGCGTGGACTCTCAAGTCATAAGTGGTATGAGAAATTCTAGTAATGTTTATATCCATTTGAACGTGCATGAAACCCTTCTGGACAGTTTACAGCTTTACAAATCTCTGAATAACGTATATCTTACATCAGATGACATACCACtctcattatttgaaaaagtggTCATTAAACCTCCAAAAATGGACCACGAAGTATCGAAAGACACTAAAGCTCTTCTGGAACTACTGTCGCGGAGTAAGGTACCTTACCAGCTATTGGATTGA
- the RSM28 gene encoding mitochondrial 37S ribosomal protein mS46 RSM28 (similar to Saccharomyces cerevisiae RSM28 (YDR494W); ancestral locus Anc_3.87), whose protein sequence is MFRREFYPSMKFNKISRAYSTGVTQEFLQNILARAQEATAKKSVTGNKSAPKTNWRNSRKSSQRANRSSQNASNGNSDAQRRSPVGVVSSRMHPTVNHNIVNKQPQFQRKTINDGKNAALGDDLIDAFESTKSNTLSRARSKSTDSNYRRNNRHRDAPGFQKKSKDNNKRLEISAATSRVVQDAYVPQEPTPLSLLRFHADLPNTASSRLVNYYLDVMKSANFPLFRRLNYGVLTRAEEPPKNLAYNINTPFFGKYTPASSLILEREKLFKNLVMSEDRSKFDSMVSGKYQELKHLEKNQFSGLTKSDKKKQEFEYNADVVRRGLESSIVDQEIKENAYQVCTGLRHLSEL, encoded by the coding sequence ATGTTTCGAAGAGAATTCTACCCATCAATGAAATTCAATAAGATCAGTCGTGCTTATAGCACCGGCGTAACACAAGAGTTCTTGCAGAACATTTTAGCAAGAGCACAAGAAGCTACAGCTAAAAAAAGTGTTACCGGTAATAAGAGCGCTCCAAAAACAAACTGGAGAAATAGCCGGAAATCTTCACAAAGAGCCAATAGGTCGAGTCAAAATGCCTCCAATGGCAATTCTGATGCTCAGCGACGTTCACCAGTCGGCGTTGTTTCATCCCGTATGCATCCAACTGTCAATCATAATATAGTGAATAAACAACcccaatttcaaagaaaaactaTAAATGACGGAAAGAATGCCGCTCTTGGTGATGATTTAATTGATGCTTTTGAGAGTACAAAGTCGAATACTTTAAGTAGAGCTAGAAGCAAATCTACCGACTCAAATTATAGAAGGAACAACAGACATAGAGATGCGCCAggattccaaaaaaagtcaaaagaTAATAATAAGCGCCTTGAAATTTCTGCGGCAACGTCTAGAGTGGTTCAAGATGCGTATGTGCCCCAGGAACCCACTCCTTTGTCATTATTGAGGTTTCATGCTGATTTGCCAAACACGGCTTCTTCACGGCTAGTGAACTATTATTTGGATGTAATGAAGTCCGCAAATTTCCCGCTATTCAGACGTCTAAATTATGGAGTTCTCACAAGGGCCGAAGAGcctccaaaaaatttggcatATAACATCAACACACCTTTTTTTGGTAAATATACGCCAGCATCATCATTGATccttgaaagagaaaagctgttcaaaaatttagtTATGAGTGAAGATagatcaaaatttgactCTATGGTGTCAGGAAAATACCAAGAGTTGAAGCATTTAGAGAAGAACCAATTTTCAGGCTTGACGAAATCCGATAAAAAGAAGCAAGAGTTCGAATATAATGCCGATGTGGTCAGGCGTGGTTTAGAAAGTAGCATTGTGGATCAAgagataaaagaaaatgccTACCAAGTTTGTACCGGTTTAAGGCATCTATCGGAACTTTAA
- the VPS3 gene encoding CORVET complex subunit VPS3 (similar to Saccharomyces cerevisiae VPS3 (YDR495C); ancestral locus Anc_3.86): MGNGDQDSIPSVTESSPQESGHDLEPDSVQQTPETVKEDPETVKGDHQTDKEDCETVKEDHETLEIEKGPFIVFPLIQGLPSELQYTNFEAYGENIYLGTATGDLLHYFEIEPRNFMLVSQTKFDEESSNPIEKMILLPKIERALVLCNGTLVVFLLPEFAPAPNTLKVKRINDIALKDFSERTKSYKVYAAQKEHVKLLKISINGLTLSKSYDYKQIEALKAHERILAVAKSNNYEIINLLTSKNIPLFRVSETNSPLKPIIADFNGHEFLIATGGASPEDSSMALIVNHEGDIVYGTIVLENYPSSILVSYSYIIVNFEKKGVFIYRIGEDQKMVQRITSKTSNLHIASTSKLFKNFRNTESKQKVIEKLRKVSLTMDGNHLRTENERDYVSNLFVEGSSIAIYGKSGIHILVKQSPILDFTRFDEMYIEEINRYLVQKKLEPISEYEKIELNYLSTMMLLILSLHCKSFNESVIKEWCSNKESVDIRLLFYILGFRIFGDIWVPNGLTKAIEDVKSLKLINRCNDISHLLALIKLEMNKAGAANESEEVTKTVDVNIFELQLSENQICCDVSYFDRRSLEEITKILEKEPNKYQDLLLKVYERRGMFLESLKLLKKDGGLNRMLPFFKSHITKFPSTYIDNGLLEDLLLIIDTSKVVDTHLIDEVMQVLTSVKADPRRLIAKAGEQSNVKALIIENLGAQDPGDKQYLAEYYIVKLQRNMQENDLWDLIAEFLTSYTRDMTYTKCSVNDFLMIKINHNEKFKDFSKYLQDVKSLYEMNQDGSLLNNIVKQLESFDIGHTLALLFLGTHDLLRRFFTKDELFEIFMTCNDFLNTDMYLDDNNIIKVFEHYVSLSRRQISNSLISHLLERNQRLLRNQKTLLNILSQIPNDSDFETLFNPIFCIIRNIESREIDLSLKKSLLKDEICIHKSLLNKLNKDKQS, translated from the coding sequence ATGGGAAATGGTGACCAGGATAGTATACCAAGTGTTACTGAGTCAAGCCCTCAAGAAAGTGGTCATGACCTAGAGCCAGATTCAGTGCAACAGACGCCCGAAACCGTCAAGGAGGACCCGGAAACCGTCAAGGGGGACCACCAAACCGACAAGGAGGATTGCGAAACCGTCAAGGAGGACCATGAAACACTAGAGATAGAAAAAGGGCCTTTCATCGTATTCCCACTTATTCAAGGACTGCCATCGGAATTACAATATACAAATTTTGAGGCTTACGGTGAGAATATATATTTGGGGACTGCCACCGGAGACCTCCTACACTACTTCGAGATTGAGCCCCGCAATTTTATGCTGGTATCCCAAaccaaatttgatgaagaatcCTCCAACCCCatagaaaaaatgatccTCTTGCCAAAAATTGAGCGAGCATTGGTGCTGTGTAATGGCACTTTGGTCGTTTTTCTACTGCCTGAGTTTGCACCAGCTCCGAACACATTAAAAGtcaaaagaatcaatgaCATTGCTTTGAAGGACTTTTCAGAACGTACTAAATCTTATAAAGTCTATGCAGCTCAAAAAGAGCATGTTAAACTGCTAAAGATAAGCATTAACGGATTGAcgctttcaaaaagctatGATTACAAGCAAATAGAGGCACTTAAAGCTCATGAGCGTATTCTAGCTGTGGCAAAATCCAACAACTATGAAATTATTAACTTGCTGACATCAAAGAACATTCCCTTATTTAGAGTAAGTGAAACTAATTCACCATTGAAGCCAATTATTGCCGATTTTAATGGACATGAATTCCTGATTGCCACAGGTGGAGCTTCGCCAGAAGATAGTTCTATGGCCCTCATTGTTAATCACGAAGGAGATATCGTTTACGGAACGATTGTTTTAGAAAATTATCCTTCCTCAATTTTGGTATCGTACTCTTATATTATCgtcaactttgaaaagaagggGGTTTTCATTTATAGAATTGGTGAGgatcaaaaaatggtgcAGCGAATAACCTCAAAAACATCGAATTTACACATTGCCAGCACTTCgaaattgttcaaaaattttagaaatACAGAATCGAAACAAAAagttattgaaaaactgcGAAAAGTTTCACTGACTATGGATGGCAACCACCTAAgaactgaaaatgaaagagattATGTCAGCAATCTGTTTGTGGAGGGTTCGTCTATAGCAATCTACGGGAAGTCTGGAATACATATATTAGTAAAGCAATCACCTATCTTGGACTTCACTCGATTCGATGAAATGtacattgaagaaatcaataGATATCTGGTGCAGAAGAAGTTAGAACCGATTTCGGAGTATGAAAAGATTGAGCTTAACTATTTGTCGACAATGATGTTGTTAATATTATCCCTACATtgcaaaagtttcaatGAATCTGTAATAAAGGAATGGTGTTCGAACAAAGAGTCTGTAGATATCAGATTATTGTTTTACATTTTAGGGTTCCGAATATTTGGTGATATATGGGTACCAAATGGGCTGACTAAAGCAATTGAAGATGTCAAGTCACTGAAATTAATTAACAGATGTAATGACATCAGCCATTTATTGGCACTTATCAAGCTGGAAATGAACAAGGCCGGTGCCGCTAATGAGAGTGAAGAAGTGACAAAAACTGTTGATgtgaatatttttgaattgcaACTAAgtgaaaatcaaatatGTTGCGATGTCTCCTATTTCGACAGGAGAAGCTTGGAGGAAATTACAAAGATCCTCGAAAAGGAACCAAATAAATATCAGGATCTACTCCTGAAAGTTTACGAGAGAAGAGGAATGTTTTTAGAGTCTTTAAAACTTCTCAAAAAGGATGGAGGCCTCAACAGAAtgcttccatttttcaaaagtcaCATTACAAAATTCCCTTCCACGTATATCGATAACGGTCTGTTAGAAGACCTATTACTAATTATTGATACATCCAAAGTAGTTGACACCCATCTCATAGACGAGGTAATGCAAGTGCTCACTTCTGTAAAGGCGGACCCGCGGCGTCTCATCGCCAAAGCAGGTGAACAGTCTAACGTGAAGGCACTGATTATTGAGAATCTGGGTGCTCAGGACCCGGGTGATAAGCAATATCTTGCCGAATATTATATTGTAAAATTGCAGAGAAATATGCAAGAAAACGATCTGTGGGATCTCATTGCAGAATTCCTTACGAGTTATACCCGTGATATGACCTACACAAAATGTTCAGTAAACGACTTTTTAATGATCAAGATTAACCATAACGAGAAAtttaaagatttttcaaaatatctgcAAGACGTCAAATCACTGTACGAAATGAATCAAGACGGCAGTCTGCTCAATAACATTGTTAAACAACTTGAATCATTTGACATCGGTCATACATTGGCTCTCCTGTTCCTTGGCACCCACGATCTTTTGAGAAGGTTTTTCACGAAAGATGAGCTTTTCGAAATCTTTATGACCTGTAATGATTTTCTTAACACCGATATGTACCTGGATGACAATAACATTATTAAGGTGTTTGAACATTATGTCTCTCTCTCTAGAAgacaaatttcaaactcaTTGATATCTCACCTTTTagaaagaaatcaaaggcTACTTAGAAATCAGAAAACTCTActaaatattttgagcCAGATTCCAAACGACAGCGACTTTGAAACATTATTCaatccaattttttgcataATAAGGAATATCGAAAGCCGAGAAATAGATTTGAGcttgaagaagagtttgttgaaagatgaaatatgCATTCATAAAAGTCTTCTGAACAAGCTAAATAAAGATAAGCAGTCATAG